A stretch of the Muntiacus reevesi chromosome 8, mMunRee1.1, whole genome shotgun sequence genome encodes the following:
- the AHSG gene encoding alpha-2-HS-glycoprotein codes for MKSFILLLCLTQLWVCHSIPLDPIAGYKEPACDDPDTEQAAFAAVDYINKHLPRGYKHTLNQIDSVKVWPRRPTGEVYDIEIDTLETTCHVLDPTPLANCSVRQQREHAVEGDCDIHVLKQDGQFSVLFTKCDSSPDSAEDVRKLCPDCPLLAPLNDSRVVHAVEVALATFNAQSNGSYFQLVEISRAQFVPLPASVSVEFAVAATDCIAKDVVDPTKCNLLAEKQYGFCKGSVFQKTVGGEDVAVTCTVLQTQPVIPQPQPDGAEAGAPSAVPDAAAPAPSAAGPPVASVVAGTSVVAVPLPLHRAHYDLRHTFSGVASVESASGEAFRVGKTPTGGQPGIPGSPVRLCPGRIRYFKI; via the exons ATGAAATCCTTCATTCTGCTGCTTTGCCTGACTCAGCTCTGGGTCTGCCACTCGATCCCGCTTGACCCGATTGCAGGTTATAAGGAACCGGCCTGTGATGACCCAGACACAGAGCAAGCAGCCTTTGCGGCCGTGGACTACATCAATAAGCACCTTCCTCGGGGCTACAAGCACACCTTGAACCAGATTGACAGTGTGAAGGTGTGGCCAAGG CGGCCCACAGGAGAGGTATATGACATTGAAATAGACACCCTGGAAACCACCTGCCACGTGCTGGACCCCACGCCCCTGGCGAACTGCAGCGTGAGGCAGCAGAGGGAGCAC GCGGTGGAAGGAGACTGCGATATCCACGTGCTGAAACAAGATGGCCAGTTCTCCGTGCTGTTTACAAAATGTGATTCCAGTCCAG ATTCCGCCGAGGACGTGCGCAAGTTGTGCCCAGACTGCCCCCTGCTGGCCCCGCTCAACGACAGCCGGGTGGTGCACGCAGTAGAGGTCGCGCTGGCTACCTTCAATGCCCAGAGTAACGGCTCCTACTTTCAGCTGGTGGAAATTTCTCGGGCTCAATTTGTG cctcttccagcttctgtctCTGTGGAGTTTGCAGTGGCTGCTACTGACTGTATTGCTAAAGACGTCGTAGATCCAACCAAATGCAACCTGCTGGCAGAAAAG CAATATGGCTTCTGTAAGGGGTCAGTCTTTCAGAAAACTGTTGGTGGGGAAGACGTCGCAGTGACTTGCACGGTGTTGCAAACCCAG CCTGTGATTCCGCAGCCCCAGCCCGACGGCGCCGAAGCTGGGGCCCCGAGCGCCGTGCCGGACGCAGCCGCCCCTGCGCCTTCCGCAGCTGGGCCGCCCGTGGCCTCCGTGGTGGCGGGAACGAGCGTGGTGGCCGTGCCCCTGCCTCTGCATCGGGCACACTACGATCTGCGCCACACTTTCTCCGGTGTAGCCTCAGTGGAGTCAGCCTCGGGAGAAGCGTTCCGCGTGGGGAAGACACCCACAGGGGGCCAGCCTGGCATTCCTGGTAGTCCAGTCCGCCTTTGCCCAGGCAGAATCAGATACTTCAAGATCTAG